The Arthrobacter oryzae DNA window CTACCACCCGCATGTGACCATCGCCCACGATGTGGCGCCGGAGAGCCTGGATGAGGCCGAAACGGTGCTGAAGGATTACCGGGCCACGTTCCCTGTGGTTAGCATGGGGCTGTACGAGCACGACATCAACGGCATCTGGCAGCTACGGGAAGAACTCGACTTTGGCATCGAAACTGACCACCTCCGAGGCACGTCCGGCTGAGTCAGCGCAGGCAGCGCAGGCGGCGGCTGAACCTCCGCTACCGACAGAGCGCGCCCGGCTGAAGCTGGAAGTGAGCCGCAAGAAGGTTGAGTGGAGCAAGGCCCGCAGGTCAGGCGGCGGCGCCATGCCAGGGCTGCTGGCCATGTTCCAGTGGCTGCTGGCACGACTGAACGCCTTTCGTCCCATGCGTGCGTTCCAGCACTACAACCTGCAGCACGGGCCGCTGATGGCCGCCGGCATCGGTTTCAACATGTTCTTCTCCATCACCGGCCTTCTGGCCACCGGCTTTTCCGTCGCCGGCCTGCTGCTGAGCGGCCAGCCTGCCCTGCTGGACCGGATTGTCAGCAGTGTCGCCGCCAGCGCGCCGGGCCTGGTGAAGGTCGACGGCGGCGACGGCCTGGTGGACCCGCAGGACCTCCTGAATCCCTCCGGCCTTGGCTGGACCGCGGTCATCGCTGCCGTCGTGACCATCGTGACCTCCCTGGGCTGGATTGCAGGCGTCAGGGAGGGTCTGCGGGGCGTGATGCGGCTCCGCCCGCGGAAGATGAACCCGGTGGTACAGAAGCTCCGGGACGCCGGCACGCTGCTGCTGCTGGGCGTTGCGCTGGTGCTCAGCGCCGGCGCCTCCCTCATTTTCGGTACCGCGGCCGGGTGGGTCACCGAGCAGCTGCAGCTGGACCCG harbors:
- a CDS encoding YihY/virulence factor BrkB family protein yields the protein MASKLTTSEARPAESAQAAQAAAEPPLPTERARLKLEVSRKKVEWSKARRSGGGAMPGLLAMFQWLLARLNAFRPMRAFQHYNLQHGPLMAAGIGFNMFFSITGLLATGFSVAGLLLSGQPALLDRIVSSVAASAPGLVKVDGGDGLVDPQDLLNPSGLGWTAVIAAVVTIVTSLGWIAGVREGLRGVMRLRPRKMNPVVQKLRDAGTLLLLGVALVLSAGASLIFGTAAGWVTEQLQLDPVMAWPLTTSIKVGVPLALGWVTAVIMFRLAAGLKLTRRALLEGTILSAVGTTILQIFSTELLANAGRNPILAPFAIIIGLLIWFNLVSQVYLVSAAWSAVREEDLKNAPAAKATGWGSRQVQPGKTPVERERLSVRERPTATVRRRGTDRPTRK